The following is a genomic window from Amycolatopsis sp. BJA-103.
GAGTCCACGCCTCCCGTTCGATCTTGCTCCGGCTGTCATTGTCCCTCAAAACGCGAGCTTGACGAGTCGCCGCCGAAAGTGGGGGTGGGTGTGCGGCGCCCGGAGGGCATGGGCTAAAGTTCTCTCATCGGTCGGAGCGATCCGGCCGGTGCGGAGCACAATCCCCTGTAGCTCAACTGGCAGAGCATTCGGCTGTTAACCGGAGGGTTCTTGGTTCGAGTCCAAGCGGGGGAGCACAAGCCCAGGCCAGGTGGCCTGGGCTTCTTCGTGTCCGGGGTGCGTGAGGCGCGGCTCGAAGCAGTGTTCCGAGCGCGTCGAGCCGACGCCGGGTCAGTCCCGGGGGGCTTGGGGCGGCCAGGCTGGTCGCGGGACACGCTGCCGACCCCGGCCCGGACCCGGTCAGCATAGTGGCGAGACAGCTGACCCAATAGAGTAGTTAGTCCCCACGAAGCGCCCGAAAGGGCGCGGTTCGCCGATTGCTTCTTCAATTCTAAACATTTCCCCCGGCGATGTTCGCGCTCTTGTCATGAATTCATTATTGGCATGCGATAAGCGGCCTGCATCTTTTCGAGTGAACAGGTCACGGTGCGGGTAGCGACCAATTCACGGTCGGCGACCATGGGAGGGGTAATACCGGCTCCAATGAGGGGTAGGTCGCGATGACTTGGCTTGGATGGGAAAGCCTCGGTGGAACTCTGACAAGCGATCCGGCGGTGGCGTCCTGGGCGTCCGGGCGGCTCGACGTGTTCGCGCGTGGTACGGATAACGCGTTGTGGCATAAGTGGTATCAGAACGGCTGGTCGGGTTGGGAGAGCCTGGGTGGTTTGCTGACGAGTGGGCCGGCGGTGGCGGCGTGGTCGGCGGGTCGGTTGGATGTTTTCGTCCGTGGTACGGATAACGCGTTGTGGCATAAGTGGTATCAAAATGGCTGGTCGGGTTGGGAGAGCCTGGGTGGTTTGCTGACGAGTGGGCCGGCGGTGGCGGCGTGGTCGGCGGGTCGGTTGGATGTTTTCGTCCGTGGTACGGATAACGCGTTGTGGCACAAGTGGTATCAAAATGGCTGGTCCGGTTGGGAGAGCCTCGGCGGAGTCCTCACCAGTGACCCAGCAGCGGTGTCCTGGGCGTCCGGGCGGCTCGATGTATTCGCGCGTGGTACGGATAACGCGTTGTGGCACAAGTGGTATCAGAACGGCTGGTCGGGCTGGGAGAGCCTCGGCGGCGTGCTCACCAGCTCTCCCGACGTCTCGTCCTGGGCATCGGGGCGGCTGGATGTCTTCGTCCGCGGCAACGACAACGCGATGTGGCACAAGTGGTACCAGAACGGCTGGTCCGGTTGGGAGAGTCTCGGCGGGGTCCTCACCAGTGGGCCCGCCGCGACGTCTTGGGGGCCGGACCGCATCGACACGTTCGTCTGCGGCACGGACAACGCTCTCTGGCACAAGTGGTGGGCGCGGGTACCGACGGTCCGGGTGCACACCAAGGTCCTCACCACTCCGAACGTCGCGGTGGGCACGGTGCTGCAGCGGATGCGCGAGGTGTACGGCACGGTCGGCGTCCACGTGCAGCACGCGTCCACCGAGAACCTGAACCTGCCCGCTCTCAACGACCTCGATGTCGGCGAGTGCGTACGCGGGCGAACCACGGCCGAACAGAACCAGCTCTATGCCAACCGGAACAACGCGGGCCCGAACGACGTCGTGGTCTACTTCGTCCGGACGACGGACCCGCCGTTCAACGGGTGCGCCGCTCATCCGGACGGGCGGCCGGGCGCAGTGGTCGCGCAGGGTGCGACGCAATGGACCTTCGGCCACGAGGTCGGCCACGTCCTCGGTCTCAACCACGTCAACGACAACAACCGGCTCATGACCGGCAACGGCACCGCGAACATCACCAACCCGCCGCCGGACCTGATCGCGGCCGAACGCGACACAATGGTGGCCAGTCCGTTCACTCAGGATCTGTGAGGAGTGCCTGATGGCAATCACTTTCGAGCAGGTGCGGTCAGCGTTGACCCCGGACGAGCCGGACTACCCGTCGGCCAAGGCACTGGGCGTGGAAGCCTTGCCGCACTTGAAGAGCATGGTCGAAGGCGGCGAGCCGATGCTCGCGGCCAAGGCCGTTTATCTGGCCAGCCTCATCGACGACGACGGAGTCGTGGACATCCTCATGGCCGCGGCGGCGAACTCGGAACCGTCCGTACGAGTGGCTGCGGCGGCGGGTTCCCGCAACCTCGCGCCGAGCCGGGCCGAGGTCGTCCAGGCCGCGCTGACCGATGACGACGACCCTGGCGTGCGGGCCAAGAACGCCAAGGCGGCCGGGCTCGACGACAACGAGATCTGGGAGGCCGCCGAGACCCCGGTCGCCGCCGCCGAACTGGAGCCGGAACCCCCGTCGACCGAGGGACGGATGCCCGGCGAGGCGGCCGCCGTTCCCGACGAGGCCGAAGGGTTGATGCCGGGCGAGGCGGAAGCGGTCCGCGGGCAGGTGGCCACCGAAGGCCTGATGCCGGGTGAGCGTCCGGCTGTCTGAGCGGCGCGCGCGTGAGCGGCTGTCGCCCCCACCCGGTCACCCAGCCCGGGTGGAGGGCGACTTCGGAACTCTTGGTGAGAAAGAACTTTCTGGCCCTGTTGGACGCAGGCAGTTGGCCGGAGCCGGTGGCCGGTGGTTGATCTCGGGCGATCGTGGCCGGGAACGAACCAGGTTCTGTCGCGCGTATGACGGCCGCCGAGGGGTGAAACGAAGTCTCGTCGGGGAGCGACCAACCGCTATGACCGACAGCCGCCTGCCACTCGACCGCCCGGTGACCGTGGGGACGCTCATCGCGGACTCCGGACGGACGGCGAGTCCTCGTCTGACCGAATTTGTCGCGCTGGCGTCGGCGGCTCAAGAGCAGCGGCGAGACGCGGGCGCCAGTGGTACGAGCCGGATCACTCGATCTTCCGCGCTCTGGGTCCTCATGACGCTGGACGGCGGGATCAGGCACGCTTTGGAGCAACGCGGACCGGTTCTCGACGAACTCGGCGGCATTCTGTCCCTCACCGCATCACCTCGGTTCGCTCTCGAAAGAAGCGGAGAGGTGCATGAAGACTTCGCCTTGGCTTTGAGCGCGTACCTGGGGTCGCTTCCCCGTGAACAGCAGGTGGTCGACATCGTCGACATCGCCATCGCGATCATGAGGTCGGCCCACGAGCCGGGTGGCCTGCTGCCCCAGCGGCTCGCCATGCTGAAGGTCTCGGCCGACGAGGCCCTGAGGCGGCTCTCCCGGCTTATGGACACAGGCTCGACGAAGCCTCGATCGAGCACCTGGCACTGGGAGCTGTCCCGCAGTATGCGGGCCGTGGCGGAAGATTTTCCCGATTCCGCGGAGACGACCGCGTTCGACATCGTCTTCGCGATCGCGCGGCGGCATCCGGAATACGCCGATGGCCGACTCGCGACGGAGAATCTCGTCGTGTCACATTCGGCAAAGCGTCGTACCTGGAACGGATGGGCCGAATCCGTCGCTTCCTGGTATGACGCCGAAATCGTCGCGCGGACCCGGCACAAGCTACTCGACGGGCATTTGTTCCTGCTCGCTCTGGCTCACGAAGACGCCGCACTCCGGTCCGCGCTTCAGCTCAACGGGACCTGGAGTCCCCTGATCCTGGAGATCGACGATGCCGTGGCGCCTCCCGGGTCTCGCTTGTGGCCGGTGCTGAACGATGTCCAGTTCGCGTACGGCTATCGGAACGACGGGGCGAGCGGGGACGACCAACTCGGTATCCAAGGTGACGTGAACGCCCTTGCCGAGATGATCATCGACCCGAAGGTGAAACCACCGCTCTCGATCGGCTTGTTCGGGAAATGGGGTACCGGCAAGAGCTTCTTCATGGAGAAGATGCGTCAGCGTATCGGCGAACGGACAGCCGGGCGCGGCGACGACGAGTCCGCCGTGGTGCAGATCCGGTTCAATGCCTGGCACTACACCGACACCAGTTTGTGGGCGAGCCTGGCGATCGAAATCTTCGAGCGCCTCGCCGATCCTGAACCAGCGGACGCCGCCAAACGAGATGACTGGCTCCGCGACCATGGGGACCAGTACCGCGATGAGCGCAAGGCATTACTGACTCAGCTCGAGACCTACCGCGACGCGAAGTCGGTGCTGGACGCCGACTGTTCGCAGTTGGAAGCCGAGCGCGCACAACTCGTCAAGCGGCGTGAAAAAGCCGACCAGAGATACCGGAAGGCGATCGCGGGAGCCAAGCTCACCGACGTCGCCGTCGAGCTCGCGAAGAACGCCGAGGTACGAGAGGAGCTCGGCAAGATCAAGGTGGAGCTCGGGCTTGAACCGGCGATCGAGGACCTCACCGAGCTGGGCAAGGAACTCCGCACGACGGCCGGCTACCTGCCAGCGATCTGGCGCCTCGTCGGCCACAAAACCCTGTCTGTCGCCTTCGCCGCGGCGTTCGGCGTGCTGACCGTCGTGACGATCGCGCTCGCGGCGAGGGGCGGCCCGGCCTGGCTGGGGTCACTGGCGGGCTCCGTCGGGTCGATCGTCGTGGCCGTCCAACTGGTTCGCCCGGCGGCGCAGCGGGTGAACACCGCTCTCGGGTATATCGAGAAGGCGATCCGGATCGCTTCGACGGTCAGGGCCGCGTCGCGGACGGCCCGAAGTCGCGAGGAGCGTGTCCTCGACCTGAAACTGGCCGAGGTCGATCGCGAGATCGCCGAGACGACGCAGTCGGTCACGTCGCTCAACGAAAAGATCGCGACGGTCAAGGCCACCGCCGATGCGCTCACCGTCGGCCGGAAGCTCTACGAATTCTTGAACGACCGCGCTTCGGGTTACCAGAAACATCAGGGTGTGGTCGGCATGCTGCACCGTGACTTCCGGTTCCTGAATTCCTTGCTGCGCGACCACGAGAGAAGCGCGCGGGGCGGCGTCAGGCCAATCGGGCGGGTCGTGCTCTACATCGACGACCTCGACCGGTGCCCGCCGGCGAAGGTCCTCGAAGTGCTGGAGGCTGTCCACCTCCTCCTCGCGCTGGAGCTTTTCGTGGTCGTGGTCGGCGTGGACCCGCGCTGGCTGCAGAACAGCCTTCGGCATCAATACCGGGACCTCGCGGGCGGCGGCGATCCCCGCACCGATTCCTACCTGGGCAGCATGCCGATCGAGTATCTGGAGAAGATCTTCCAGATCCCGCTCACCTTGCCGGTCATGGAGCCGGATGCTTACGCTCAGTTGATCGGGAACATCGCCGGCCTCGCACCGAAGCAGCGGTCCCGAGAGGACACCTCCGCCCCGGCTCACGGGGAAGTGCCACGCGAGTCGTCCGATGGGCAGCGGGCGCCCACCCGCGCACCGCTGGAGGTGCAGCCCGGCTCCGCGGCGGCCGGCCATACGGGAGAACGCCTCGATCTCACCCGGCCCGAGGTCGAGTTCGCGCAGGGACTCGGCATGCTGGTGAACAGTCCGCGGTCGGCGAAGCGCCTGATGAACACTTATCGGCTGATCCGGGCGACTCGGCACGCCGGGCCGCGGTCGCGCTTTCTCGGCGGTGACGGGCGTCCCGGCGAATACCAGGCCGTCCTGACCTTGCTCGCGGTCGTCGCCGGCCACCCGACGCTGGCGGATCGCCTGCTGCGCGCCCTGGAGGACGCGGGCAAGGCCGGCGTCGAGGGCTGGGACGAGTTCCTCCGGGAACTGGCCCCGGGAACGTCCGACGACGAGGCCGGCCGCTTGCTTCCCCCGGGAATCACGGGACAGCGTCACGAGCTCGCGGAATGGACCAGCCTGCACCACGGCCTCACGACGAGCCGGCGGCCGGAGATGTCCGACGACCTCGAGGGTTATCAGCGGTGGGGCAGAGTGGTCGCGCGGTTCAGTTTCAACCTTTGAGCCGGGTCTTAGGCACTGCCTCGGACGATGAACGGGCTCGACTCACGAGTCGTTTCCTCGACAGCCTCTGCCGAGCCGGCCTGAGCACTGAGGAACGGTCGCACCTGCTGACCGGTGACCTAATCGGTTTGCTCGACCCCGAACCCAGCCCGCCTGTGGATCACCCTGAAATGGGTAGGGCGAAGCGGCGGTGATCACCCGGCGGCGGTCAACCGGGGCTGCCGCGGGAAAGCGTTCCGGTAGGCGCCCGGCGAGACCCCGACCTGCTTGAGGAAATGGTGGCGCAGGTTGTTCGCCGTGCCGAGACCGCTGAGTTCCGCGATCTTCTCCACCGGCAAGTCCGTCGATTCCAAGAGGCTCTGCGCCTGGGAAAGCCGCTGGGAGAGCAGCCATTGGAGCGGTGTCGTACCGGTGGCCTGCTGGAGGCGCCGGTAGAAGGTCCGGCGGCTCATCATGGCGCGCCGTGCGAGATCCTCGATCGTGAACGGACGGTCGAGGTTCGCCCGCGCCCAGTCGAGGACCGGCGCCAGTCCTTGATCGTCGGTGGCGGGGACGGACAGATCGATGAACTGGGCCTGCCCGCCCGGCCGGTGCGCGGGCACGACCATCCGGCGGGCCAGCTGGTTCGCCACATGCGCCCCGAGATCGCGGCGGACCAGATGCAGGCACAGGTCCAGACCGGCGGTCATCCCGGCGCTGGTGAGCACGTCGCCGTCGTCCACGTAGAGCACGGAGTCGTCGACTTCGACTTCGGGGAAGCGTTCGGCCAGCTGGGCGGTGTGCATCCAGTGCGAGGTGGCGCGGCGGCCGTCGAGCAGTCCGGCCTCGGCGAGCGCGAAGGCGCCGGAGCACAGGGAAACCATCCGGGCTCCCGCGTCGTGGGCGCGGCGTAGCGCGGAGATCAGCTCGGGCGAGACCGGCGCGCCGTCGCTGAGGACGTCGTCCGGTACCGACGACACGATGACCGTTTCGGCACCCACGATGTCGTCCAGCCGGTACGGGGTGCGCAACGCGAAGCCCGGGGCGGCTTCCACCGCCCGGTCCCCGGTTCGGCACAACCGCAGGTCGTACCAGGGGTCGGCCAGATCGGGCTGGGGCATCCCGAAAACGGTGGCGGGGATGCTCACCTCGTACAGGTCCCAGAAGGCGATCCCGATCTCCTCGGGGACGACCAGGGCGACCGAACCAGCGCTCATGGCCTCATCCTATGGCACGAATTTGGTGCTTCCGGTCATCTGTGTCACTGGTAGCGGGAAGCCGGCGTCGCGAGGCTGGGCACATGAGCACAACACCTGAACGCGTCACCGTCATCGGCCTCGGCAATCTGGGCCGTGCGCTGGCCGAGACCTTCCTTCGCCACGGCCATCCCACGACCGTCTGGAACCGCAGCGCGGACAAGGCGGACGCGCTCGTCGCGGCCGGGGCGAAGGCGGCTGACACGGCCGCGGAGGCGATCGCGGACGGCGATCTCGTGATCGTCGCGCTGCTGGATTCCACCGTCGCCCGGCAGATCCTCGCCGATGCGGCCGACGCGGTCGCCGGACGAGCGCTGGTCAATGTCACCTCCGGCGGGCCGGAGGACGCGCGCGAGCTGGCCGCGTGGGCGGCCGAACACGGGGCCGAGTATCTCCACGGAGCCGTTTACGCGGTGCCGCAAACGATCGGCACCACCGAATCGTCAATCAGCTACAGCGGTTCTGAGGCCGTCCACCGGCGTTGGCAGACCCGGCTGGAGTTGGCGGGGAAAGGCACTTTCCTCGGCACCGACGCCGGTCTCGCCTCGGGGTACGACGTCGCCATTCTCGCCGGGATGTACGGCATGATCGGCGGTTTCCTGCACGCCACGGCGATGGCCTCGGCCGCCGGGGTCCGTGCCACCGAACTGACGCCGATGCTGTTGTCCTGGCTGGCGGATTCGTTCCCGGCACTGTCCACTTTCGCCGAAGAGATCGACGGCGGCGGATACACCGGCGGCGAGTCCAGTTTGGCCATGAACCAGGCGGGGCTGGCCACGATCGTCCGCGCCAGCCAGGACCTGGGCGTCCCGGCGGGCACGCTGCTCCCGGTCAAGGAGCTGATCGACCGGCAGATCGCCGACGGGCACGGCGCGGCCAGTCTTTCGCGCGCCGTCGAGTCCTTCCGGAGCGCCGCGTGAGCACGACGACCCGAGACTTCGGCGAACTGGCAGCCGAGTTCGACACCTACGTCGGAGCGATCAACTACGCCACGATGGTGACCGTCGACGCGGAGAACCGCCCTCGGACCCGGGTCCTCATCCCGGTGTGGGAGAAGGTCGACGGCCGGCCGCTCGGCTGGCTGGCCACCTACCGGACCCCGGTCAAGGCTGCCCACCTCGAAGGCAACCCGCACACCAATTTCTCTTACTGGGCACCGGGGAACAACTCGGTGGCGGTGGACGCGACCGCCGTCTGGGACAACGAGCTCCCGGTCAAGGAACACGTGTGGGATCTGTACCGCAGGACCAGCCCTCGCGGCGCGGGTTATCCGCTCGGCAACTTCTGGACGGCCCCGTCGGATCCGAAGCTGCACGTGCTGCGCCTGACCCCGTGGCGGATCCAGGTGATCCGCGGCGCCGATCTGCGCAGCCGGATCTGGCGGGCGGCCTGATCCGCCCGTGAGTTCTCCGTTTTCTTGCGTGGTGTGTCACGTCTCGTGACACCGGCGGGTGTCAGCCCGCCGATCCCGTGAAGGCCGGTTACGCTCGCCAGCATCGCTCATGCGGATGATCTACCGCTTGACCTGGTGAAAGGCTCTTCATGGCTCAGAAAGTCGTCGTCCAGATCGTGGACGACCTGGATGGTGGGACCGCGACACAGACCGTTCCCTTCGCGCTCGATGGTGTCTCGTACGAGATCGACCTGTCGGACTCGAACGCCGAGGCGCTGCGCGGGGAACTCGCGCAGTACGTCGAGGCGGGCAAACGCGTCGGCGGGCGCCGGGTCAAGGTCGCGGCCGGGCAGACCACGGTGGCGGGTATCGCCGACGGTGCGAAGAAGCCGGTCGACCGCGAGCGCAACCAGGCCGTGCGGGCCTGGGCGGGCGAAAACGGGTACTCGATCGCCGAGCGCGGCCGGATCCCGAACGAGATCTACGAGGCTTTCGACGCCGCGGAGCCGGAGCTCGTCGAGGACGAGCCGGCCAAGCCCGCGCGCAAGCGTTCGCCCCGCAAGAAGTAAGCCGCCGGTTCGTTTGTGGTGGTCGCGCGAGTGACCACCACAAACGGACAGGTGGTCACTCCGCCTCGGGAGGCCCTCCGTAGCCGGTGATGATCGCGGCGGCGCGATCGCGCAGGGATGTGCGCAACGACTGCGGGGCCAGGGCTTCCGCGTTCGTGGCGAGCTGCCACAGCGCCCACTCGGCATGTCGTGAATCCTGGAAGGTCACTTCCATGCGCAGCCAGCCGTCCGCGTCCGTTTGTTCGGAATGGACGGCCAGCGCGGTGCCCACCAGTTCCTCCCGCCGTCTCGGATGCACCCGCAGCCGGACGGCGAGCTGATCGCCGCCGGTCCGGAAACGCGTGCTGCGTTCCTGCCAGGCGCGGTCCAGGTTGACCAGTTCCGGGCGTTGCGCGGGTTCGGGGAGTTCCTCGGCCGCCGCCAGCCGGGACAGCCGGTACGTGCGGTCCTCACCGGATCTCGTGGCCAGCAGGTACCCCTGCTCGCGAACGGTGACCAGGCCGATCGGGTCCACCGTGCGCCATTCGGGCGGCTTGCCCGCCGCCGCGTAGCGGATCCGCAGCTTGTGCCCGGCGAACACCGCGCGCCGGACCTCGGCCACGATCGTGTCGGGAACCTCTTCGCCCGTCACCCGGCGCGAGAGCAGATCGGTCTCCGGGTCGATGAGCAACCGCTGGGCCGCGCCCGCCGCGGTGTGCCGCTGGCCTTCGGGCAGCGCGTCGACCACCTTGAGCATGGCGGAGGCGAGCGCCGATCCGAGGCCGAACACCTGGGCGCCGCGTCGTGATCCGGCGACCAGCAGTGCGAGCGCCTCGTCGTGATTCAGCCCGGTGAGTTCGGTCTGGAAACCGGGCAACAGCGCGAAACCGCCGTGCCTGCCGCGTTCGGCGTAGACCGGGACACCGGCCGCGGAGAGCGCCTCGATGTCGCGCAGCACGGTGCGAGTGGACACTTCCAGCTCGCGGGCGAGCGTGGCCGCGGACAACCGGCCGCGATGGCGCAGCAGCAACACCAGCGAGACCAACCGGTCGGCGCGCATGCGAAAAGTCTAGCGGAATACACGACACAGGATGTCGTGATTCGCTGCGAGGCTCATCCTCATGACAAGCAAGACTGTGGCCACTGAGCCGAACGATCTGGGCAGGTTCTTCATCGAACGCGGCAACGCGGGCGATGTCGACGGGCTGGTGGCGTTGTACGAGCCGGAGGCGGTGCTCGCGTTTCCGCCCGGCAGCGTGGCGACCGGGCACGCGGAGATCCGCAAGGTGTACGAGCAGTTCGTCGCCGCCGCGCCGGAGCTCTTGCCGGGGCGGCAGCATCCGGCGCTGGTGAGCGGCGACCTGGCACTCACGGTGTCGACGCTGACCACCGGGGAGCT
Proteins encoded in this region:
- a CDS encoding GlxA family transcriptional regulator — its product is MSAGSVALVVPEEIGIAFWDLYEVSIPATVFGMPQPDLADPWYDLRLCRTGDRAVEAAPGFALRTPYRLDDIVGAETVIVSSVPDDVLSDGAPVSPELISALRRAHDAGARMVSLCSGAFALAEAGLLDGRRATSHWMHTAQLAERFPEVEVDDSVLYVDDGDVLTSAGMTAGLDLCLHLVRRDLGAHVANQLARRMVVPAHRPGGQAQFIDLSVPATDDQGLAPVLDWARANLDRPFTIEDLARRAMMSRRTFYRRLQQATGTTPLQWLLSQRLSQAQSLLESTDLPVEKIAELSGLGTANNLRHHFLKQVGVSPGAYRNAFPRQPRLTAAG
- a CDS encoding helix-turn-helix transcriptional regulator, which produces MRADRLVSLVLLLRHRGRLSAATLARELEVSTRTVLRDIEALSAAGVPVYAERGRHGGFALLPGFQTELTGLNHDEALALLVAGSRRGAQVFGLGSALASAMLKVVDALPEGQRHTAAGAAQRLLIDPETDLLSRRVTGEEVPDTIVAEVRRAVFAGHKLRIRYAAAGKPPEWRTVDPIGLVTVREQGYLLATRSGEDRTYRLSRLAAAEELPEPAQRPELVNLDRAWQERSTRFRTGGDQLAVRLRVHPRRREELVGTALAVHSEQTDADGWLRMEVTFQDSRHAEWALWQLATNAEALAPQSLRTSLRDRAAAIITGYGGPPEAE
- a CDS encoding NAD(P)-dependent oxidoreductase, whose product is MSTTPERVTVIGLGNLGRALAETFLRHGHPTTVWNRSADKADALVAAGAKAADTAAEAIADGDLVIVALLDSTVARQILADAADAVAGRALVNVTSGGPEDARELAAWAAEHGAEYLHGAVYAVPQTIGTTESSISYSGSEAVHRRWQTRLELAGKGTFLGTDAGLASGYDVAILAGMYGMIGGFLHATAMASAAGVRATELTPMLLSWLADSFPALSTFAEEIDGGGYTGGESSLAMNQAGLATIVRASQDLGVPAGTLLPVKELIDRQIADGHGAASLSRAVESFRSAA
- a CDS encoding histone-like nucleoid-structuring protein Lsr2; protein product: MAQKVVVQIVDDLDGGTATQTVPFALDGVSYEIDLSDSNAEALRGELAQYVEAGKRVGGRRVKVAAGQTTVAGIADGAKKPVDRERNQAVRAWAGENGYSIAERGRIPNEIYEAFDAAEPELVEDEPAKPARKRSPRKK
- a CDS encoding YybH family protein, which produces MATEPNDLGRFFIERGNAGDVDGLVALYEPEAVLAFPPGSVATGHAEIRKVYEQFVAAAPELLPGRQHPALVSGDLALTVSTLTTGELAVEVARRQPDGSWLWAVDQPFLLP
- a CDS encoding P-loop NTPase fold protein, coding for MTDSRLPLDRPVTVGTLIADSGRTASPRLTEFVALASAAQEQRRDAGASGTSRITRSSALWVLMTLDGGIRHALEQRGPVLDELGGILSLTASPRFALERSGEVHEDFALALSAYLGSLPREQQVVDIVDIAIAIMRSAHEPGGLLPQRLAMLKVSADEALRRLSRLMDTGSTKPRSSTWHWELSRSMRAVAEDFPDSAETTAFDIVFAIARRHPEYADGRLATENLVVSHSAKRRTWNGWAESVASWYDAEIVARTRHKLLDGHLFLLALAHEDAALRSALQLNGTWSPLILEIDDAVAPPGSRLWPVLNDVQFAYGYRNDGASGDDQLGIQGDVNALAEMIIDPKVKPPLSIGLFGKWGTGKSFFMEKMRQRIGERTAGRGDDESAVVQIRFNAWHYTDTSLWASLAIEIFERLADPEPADAAKRDDWLRDHGDQYRDERKALLTQLETYRDAKSVLDADCSQLEAERAQLVKRREKADQRYRKAIAGAKLTDVAVELAKNAEVREELGKIKVELGLEPAIEDLTELGKELRTTAGYLPAIWRLVGHKTLSVAFAAAFGVLTVVTIALAARGGPAWLGSLAGSVGSIVVAVQLVRPAAQRVNTALGYIEKAIRIASTVRAASRTARSREERVLDLKLAEVDREIAETTQSVTSLNEKIATVKATADALTVGRKLYEFLNDRASGYQKHQGVVGMLHRDFRFLNSLLRDHERSARGGVRPIGRVVLYIDDLDRCPPAKVLEVLEAVHLLLALELFVVVVGVDPRWLQNSLRHQYRDLAGGGDPRTDSYLGSMPIEYLEKIFQIPLTLPVMEPDAYAQLIGNIAGLAPKQRSREDTSAPAHGEVPRESSDGQRAPTRAPLEVQPGSAAAGHTGERLDLTRPEVEFAQGLGMLVNSPRSAKRLMNTYRLIRATRHAGPRSRFLGGDGRPGEYQAVLTLLAVVAGHPTLADRLLRALEDAGKAGVEGWDEFLRELAPGTSDDEAGRLLPPGITGQRHELAEWTSLHHGLTTSRRPEMSDDLEGYQRWGRVVARFSFNL
- a CDS encoding pyridoxamine 5'-phosphate oxidase family protein, yielding MSTTTRDFGELAAEFDTYVGAINYATMVTVDAENRPRTRVLIPVWEKVDGRPLGWLATYRTPVKAAHLEGNPHTNFSYWAPGNNSVAVDATAVWDNELPVKEHVWDLYRRTSPRGAGYPLGNFWTAPSDPKLHVLRLTPWRIQVIRGADLRSRIWRAA